In Nostoc edaphicum CCNP1411, the sequence GCTCTTAAATATCAAATTACAGTTCTTAATGCTCCCGGTACAGTAGATGAAGGTTATCGCGGAGAAATAGGTGTAATTTTAATAAATCATGGCAAAAGTCTTTTTAAAGTTACGGAAGGAATGAAAATTGCCCAAATGGTCATCACACCAGTAATTCATGTTGAAGTGGAAGAAGTGGATAACCTCAGTCATACATCTAGAGGAACTGGTGGTTTTGGTTCAACAGGAATGACTGCAAAAATGTAAAATTGCATACTATTTAGATTATATGCGAGCCAATGTAACAATCTCTAGCTGATCCTGATATTTGCCCTGTCTTGCTTCATAACTAATAGCGCAGGGTTCACCCTCTAAAAATAGCAGTTGCACCACGCCTTCATTGGCGTAGATGCGACAGTCGGCGCTGGAAGAATTGGAAAATTCTAAAGTTAAATGACCCCGCCATGCAGCCTCAGCAGGCGTTAAATTTGCTATTATGCCACAACGTGCATACGTAGACTTACCTATACAAATTACTGTAATATTCTCAGGAACCTCCAGTTTTTCTAGAGCAACCCCAAGCCCATAGGAATGAGCCGGTAAAATAAAGTAGCTGCCACTGGCATCTGTGTGCAGTGCTGTTGGCTCCAGATTTTGGGGATTAAAGTTTTTGGGATCAACTACAGTTCCGGGAATGTGGCGAAAAATGCGGAACTCAGCCGAGGAAAGGCGTATATCGTAGCCATAAGAAGACAACCCGTAGCTAATTACAGGTTGAATCGCTACAGACTCATCTTTTTGCACTTTTCGGATTAAACTTGGCTCAAAGGGTGAAATCAAACCCTGTTGAGCCATTTCAGTAATCCAGATATCGTTCTTAATCACAAGTTCGTTGCTAACGTTAATTCAAACAGACTTGATATGGTAGCACGAACTGAGTATTTATGTTTAAGGTCGATAACTCCGGCGGATTTCTGTAATTTGATCTGCCACATCTAAGAGAGATTTTGGCATCTCTGGCCCTGTGAGAATGATATCGACGTGGGGAGGGCGTTTTGCCAGAAACGCTAAAACCTCCGTTTCAGGAATTAAACCAAAGTTAATCGCTAAACTTAACTCATCTAAAACCACGAGAGAATACTTACTCTCGCACACTACCTGTTGTGTATACTGCCACAGCTTTTGTAAGGCTTTATTTTCCGTATCATCAAGATGTGGTGTATCGATACAACGAGGCAAATCACACCGAATCCAATCTAAATTTTGTCCTAATTGTATAGGCCTTTCCTGTCCTTGGCGAATACCTCCTTTGAGGAACTGCACTATTAATACTGGCGTTCCTTGTCCAGCTATTCTCAGTGATTGAGCCATCACGCTCGTAAAAAAATTGCGATGGGAGCTAGTAAAAACTTGCACTAGCCCTTCAACTGGATATGGTAGGGTCAGGGTTGAATTGATACTTTGAGTTTCTAGCTGGGCAACCATAAAGTTAAGTTTAAAAAAATACAATAGATTAAGAGTTTTTGCTGGCGGGAATTATTGCAAATCTGTCTGTATAATCAATCTGTTTTTCAGAGGTGTGGTGGATTTGGCAAATTGCATTCTTAGTCAAACACTACCTTTGTATTGAAGTCAAGAGTTGTTTTGATTTAAATTTTCGTTTTTACTCTGAAAGTACTTGTAAAAATTAAAACATAAGAGTTACAGTTCCAA encodes:
- a CDS encoding P-loop NTPase family protein; this encodes MVAQLETQSINSTLTLPYPVEGLVQVFTSSHRNFFTSVMAQSLRIAGQGTPVLIVQFLKGGIRQGQERPIQLGQNLDWIRCDLPRCIDTPHLDDTENKALQKLWQYTQQVVCESKYSLVVLDELSLAINFGLIPETEVLAFLAKRPPHVDIILTGPEMPKSLLDVADQITEIRRSYRP
- the dcd gene encoding dCTP deaminase yields the protein MAQQGLISPFEPSLIRKVQKDESVAIQPVISYGLSSYGYDIRLSSAEFRIFRHIPGTVVDPKNFNPQNLEPTALHTDASGSYFILPAHSYGLGVALEKLEVPENITVICIGKSTYARCGIIANLTPAEAAWRGHLTLEFSNSSSADCRIYANEGVVQLLFLEGEPCAISYEARQGKYQDQLEIVTLARI
- the dut gene encoding dUTP diphosphatase, which codes for MKLKIRKLHQLAIVPKYEHSNDSGLDLFSIEEIKIPSGESRLIHTGISIELPQGTEAQVRPRSGLALKYQITVLNAPGTVDEGYRGEIGVILINHGKSLFKVTEGMKIAQMVITPVIHVEVEEVDNLSHTSRGTGGFGSTGMTAKM